The following proteins are co-located in the Flammeovirga kamogawensis genome:
- a CDS encoding TonB-dependent receptor domain-containing protein has product MKKVIIFLLFFVTGLNTWAQRPSGKGGRPPGQRPKIGTVTGKVIDADAKQPLEFVTVALYSMRDSSFITGASTDVQGRFKITEVPVGKMFAKVTFIGFEENNSAPFTIKPDNKEQFLGNLILSPSAKSLDEVTVTAERDAMEIGIDRKTFNIGQDLTTVGGSMTDALKNIPSIDVDSEGTLSLRGSSNVTIFIDGKPSNLTSSSDADILDQIPASSIERVEVITNPSAKYDPEGTSGIINIVLKKDRKGGVNGNASVTVGNNNKYNASIGVNARISKVNVFANYSGRYQDRYADKTQTQNNFNDQGDFTDYNQQFTHREDNRQSHMLKTGFDFDINDYNNIYFSALFNTGERTKDENLDIHYLLPDDTQIERINRINKTASDDKNQEYNFGYRKTFVNPKQTLDISGQYSDGTRTTDGNYNEYQYVNGTIGSSPILEQRNTNPTNSKIYLGQIDYVQPIGDNGTLETGWKTTGRDIQSDFYSESLAGNGNWTPDDSLNNNFNYQEQIHAFYVMYRHEFGKWGIQGGLRAEQAYTTSHLEDNAVTEEQKVDNNYFALYPTLHIAYKFQEARELSLGYSRRVNRPRGRMLNPFPDYANPQSLRQGNPYLKPEFIDAIEATYQHGWDKVTLTGSLYYRYTHDAMQRVQSARPDGVMVMTWDNVESSQSYGAEAIASYNMTDWWKFSGSANVYNLLISGSSGDLDLSNQAWAMTGKVTSSTNLTKTLSLQVSGRLSSQRATAQGYIAPMGGVDVAVSQKLFKGKGTLQARVTDVFNTYKFNVYSEGIGFNSDMTYDWESRVGYLTFSYRFGKSGNKPRKKGKSGGKPSGGGMDMME; this is encoded by the coding sequence ATGAAAAAGGTAATTATCTTTCTCTTATTTTTTGTTACCGGATTAAATACATGGGCTCAACGCCCTTCTGGTAAAGGAGGAAGACCTCCAGGTCAACGACCAAAAATAGGTACAGTAACAGGTAAAGTGATCGATGCAGATGCAAAACAACCTTTAGAATTTGTAACTGTTGCGTTGTACTCAATGCGAGATTCTAGTTTTATAACAGGTGCATCAACAGATGTTCAAGGTAGGTTTAAAATAACAGAAGTTCCAGTAGGTAAAATGTTTGCCAAAGTTACTTTTATTGGTTTTGAAGAAAATAACTCGGCTCCATTTACAATTAAACCTGATAATAAAGAGCAATTCTTAGGTAATCTAATTTTATCTCCATCGGCTAAAAGCCTTGACGAGGTTACTGTAACCGCGGAAAGAGATGCAATGGAAATTGGAATAGATAGAAAAACCTTTAACATTGGTCAGGATCTAACAACAGTTGGAGGGTCTATGACTGATGCATTGAAAAATATTCCATCTATAGATGTTGATTCAGAAGGTACATTAAGTTTAAGAGGAAGTAGTAATGTAACTATTTTTATTGATGGCAAACCTTCTAATTTAACGAGTTCATCTGATGCAGATATTTTAGATCAAATTCCTGCTAGTTCAATAGAAAGAGTGGAAGTGATTACTAATCCATCTGCTAAATATGATCCAGAAGGAACAAGTGGTATTATAAATATCGTTTTGAAGAAAGATAGAAAAGGAGGGGTAAATGGTAATGCATCTGTAACTGTAGGTAACAATAATAAGTATAATGCTTCAATTGGTGTAAATGCAAGAATTAGTAAAGTTAATGTCTTTGCAAATTATTCTGGACGTTATCAGGATAGATATGCAGATAAAACACAAACACAGAATAATTTTAATGATCAAGGTGATTTTACAGATTACAATCAGCAGTTTACTCATAGAGAAGATAATAGACAGTCACATATGTTAAAGACTGGTTTTGATTTTGATATCAATGATTATAATAACATCTACTTTTCTGCCCTTTTTAATACAGGTGAAAGAACAAAAGATGAAAATTTAGATATTCATTATTTATTACCTGATGATACGCAAATTGAACGAATCAATAGAATAAATAAAACGGCAAGCGACGATAAAAATCAAGAATACAATTTTGGATACAGAAAGACATTTGTGAACCCTAAACAAACACTTGATATATCTGGGCAATATTCTGATGGGACAAGAACTACAGATGGTAATTACAATGAATACCAATATGTGAATGGAACAATCGGTTCATCGCCAATTTTAGAACAGAGAAATACAAATCCTACAAATAGTAAAATTTACCTTGGGCAAATTGATTATGTTCAACCCATAGGTGATAATGGAACGTTAGAGACAGGTTGGAAAACTACAGGAAGAGATATTCAATCTGATTTTTATTCTGAAAGTTTAGCAGGAAATGGAAATTGGACACCTGATGATTCCTTGAATAATAATTTCAATTATCAAGAACAAATTCATGCCTTTTATGTAATGTATCGTCATGAATTTGGTAAGTGGGGTATCCAAGGTGGTTTAAGAGCTGAACAGGCTTATACAACATCTCATTTAGAAGATAATGCAGTTACAGAGGAGCAGAAGGTAGATAATAATTATTTTGCTTTATATCCTACGCTTCATATTGCCTATAAATTTCAAGAAGCTAGAGAGTTATCACTTGGTTATAGTAGAAGAGTAAATAGACCACGAGGAAGAATGTTAAATCCTTTTCCAGATTACGCAAACCCTCAATCTTTAAGACAAGGTAACCCTTATTTAAAACCTGAATTTATTGATGCCATAGAAGCAACCTATCAACATGGATGGGATAAAGTAACATTAACGGGATCGTTGTATTATAGATATACACACGATGCAATGCAAAGGGTACAAAGTGCTAGACCGGATGGTGTTATGGTAATGACATGGGATAATGTGGAAAGCAGCCAGAGTTATGGAGCAGAAGCTATAGCATCTTACAATATGACAGATTGGTGGAAATTTTCTGGTAGTGCCAATGTTTATAACCTATTAATATCTGGATCATCTGGAGATTTAGATTTATCGAATCAAGCATGGGCTATGACGGGTAAGGTCACCTCATCAACTAATCTTACAAAAACACTTTCTTTACAAGTTTCTGGTAGATTGAGTTCACAGAGAGCTACAGCACAAGGTTATATTGCTCCAATGGGTGGTGTAGATGTTGCAGTTTCTCAGAAATTATTTAAAGGAAAAGGAACATTACAAGCTAGAGTTACAGATGTATTTAATACTTATAAATTTAATGTGTACAGTGAAGGGATAGGTTTTAATTCTGATATGACTTACGATTGGGAGTCAAGAGTAGGGTATCTTACATTTTCTTATAGATTTGGTAAATCTGGTAATAAGCCAAGAAAAAAAGGAAAAAGTGGAGGTAAACCTTCTGGTGGAGGAATGGATATGATGGAATAA
- a CDS encoding SMP-30/gluconolactonase/LRE family protein codes for MKLINSITSILILFLLVVSCSTQEQKGKQNDKKITLVASSSNQWTGIAVSKKNRVFVNFPKWSDSVPTSVAEIIDGEVVPYPSEMWNKEGGVTSFTAVQSVVCDGRSRLYVLDTNNPQFSGVLNGGPVLYEFDLSTDQLIRSYSFTQEVYHNNSYFNDVRIDINREKAFITDSGVGGIIVLDLVTGDAKRFLDGDKSVQPENDHLICDGVRWENKVASDGIALSPNNDYLYYTALSSHTLYRIKTSVLLENDVQSKGVSEEIEKVATIPATDGMLFDRKGNLWMGGLEGNMINVWTVDNEMVHLIKDERVKWADSFAKNIDREIYFTTSQIYLPESKRGKYEIYKLSMDILSNN; via the coding sequence ATGAAACTTATCAATTCTATCACCTCAATTCTAATACTATTCTTACTTGTTGTTTCTTGTTCAACTCAGGAGCAAAAAGGTAAACAGAATGATAAAAAAATTACTCTTGTAGCTTCTAGTTCAAATCAATGGACTGGTATTGCAGTAAGTAAAAAGAATAGGGTATTTGTAAATTTCCCCAAATGGTCGGATAGTGTGCCAACTTCTGTTGCTGAAATAATTGATGGAGAAGTTGTACCATACCCATCAGAGATGTGGAATAAGGAAGGAGGTGTTACATCTTTCACTGCTGTTCAGAGTGTTGTTTGTGATGGTAGAAGCCGTTTGTATGTATTAGATACGAATAATCCTCAGTTTAGCGGGGTATTAAATGGAGGGCCTGTTTTATATGAATTTGATTTAAGTACAGATCAATTAATTCGATCATACTCTTTTACTCAAGAAGTTTACCATAACAATTCCTATTTTAATGATGTTAGAATTGATATCAATAGAGAAAAAGCATTTATTACAGATTCTGGTGTAGGAGGTATAATTGTTTTGGATTTAGTAACAGGTGATGCAAAACGCTTTCTTGATGGAGACAAGAGCGTTCAACCAGAAAATGATCATTTAATATGTGATGGAGTAAGATGGGAGAATAAAGTGGCATCAGATGGAATTGCCTTATCTCCTAATAATGATTACTTATATTATACGGCATTATCTAGTCATACTTTATACCGAATAAAAACTAGTGTTCTCTTAGAGAATGATGTTCAATCAAAAGGAGTGTCAGAAGAGATTGAGAAAGTAGCTACTATTCCAGCAACTGATGGGATGTTATTTGATCGCAAAGGAAATTTATGGATGGGTGGATTAGAAGGTAATATGATTAATGTTTGGACTGTTGATAATGAAATGGTTCACCTTATTAAAGATGAAAGAGTGAAATGGGCAGATTCTTTTGCAAAGAACATAGATCGTGAAATTTATTTTACAACTTCTCAAATTTATTTACCAGAAAGTAAAAGAGGGAAATATGAAATCTATAAATTATCCATGGATATATTATCGAATAACTAA